In Streptomyces sp. NBC_01717, one DNA window encodes the following:
- a CDS encoding MarR family winged helix-turn-helix transcriptional regulator, with the protein MTATDPALTALSQGWCALSLLHGKIEARIERALQSGHGLSVREYSLLDVLSRQHNGPGGHLQMKQVADAVVLSQSATTRLVTRLEDRGLLTRYLCDTDRRGIYTDVTEAGLTLLAEARPTNDTALRAALDEAARNPELAPLVRTVEELKVPAQAV; encoded by the coding sequence ATGACAGCGACGGATCCCGCACTGACCGCCCTCTCCCAGGGCTGGTGCGCCCTCTCCCTGCTCCACGGCAAGATCGAGGCCCGCATCGAACGGGCCCTGCAGTCCGGGCACGGCCTCAGCGTGCGGGAGTACTCCCTGCTCGACGTCCTGAGCCGGCAGCACAACGGCCCGGGCGGCCATCTCCAGATGAAGCAGGTCGCGGACGCCGTCGTGCTCAGCCAGAGCGCCACCACCCGCCTGGTCACTCGTCTCGAGGACCGCGGCCTGCTGACCCGGTATCTCTGCGACACCGACCGCCGCGGCATCTACACGGATGTCACCGAAGCCGGCCTCACCCTCCTCGCCGAGGCCCGGCCGACCAATGACACGGCGTTGCGTGCCGCTCTCGACGAGGCCGCCAGGAATCCCGAGCTGGCACCCCTCGTCAGGACGGTCGAAGAGCTGAAGGTCCCCGCACAGGCGGTGTGA
- a CDS encoding serine hydrolase domain-containing protein, giving the protein MTYHSEELLPGTQRALLHRIATAQAEGRAPSLVAAVQRQGRVVWSGSRSCVDDHAPDADTQFRIGSLTKTFTAVLVLRLRDEGLLDLDDPLEKHLPGTGVGGVTVLQLLGHSAGLGAESPAPWWERTPGTLRPELADVLGEQTRMHPPGRRHHYSNPGYTLLGALIEAVRGASWAEVLEREILEPLGMSRTSTQPQAPHAGGWAVHPWADALLPEPAEDLGLMAPAGQLWSTTTDLLRFASFLAEGDDRVLGAASVEEMRAPSAPPESGDWEGNYGLGLQVVREDGRTLLGHTGSLPGFLAALWLSTEDDVAAVVLTNTTSGLFVGEVAADLVGIVADAEPRIPEPWRPLTEVDAELLALTGPWYWGTRPNILQLTADGGLTLQPLRGSGRGARFVAQPDGSWIGLDGYYAGETLRVVRAGDGSVSHLDLGSFVFTREPYDPASAVPGGVDAEGWRGLGA; this is encoded by the coding sequence ATGACCTACCACTCAGAAGAACTGCTTCCCGGCACGCAGCGCGCGCTGCTGCACCGCATCGCCACCGCGCAGGCCGAAGGCCGCGCACCCTCACTCGTCGCCGCGGTGCAGCGTCAGGGCCGGGTCGTCTGGAGCGGATCCCGCAGCTGCGTCGACGACCATGCCCCTGACGCCGATACGCAGTTCAGGATCGGCTCCCTCACCAAGACCTTCACCGCCGTGCTGGTTCTGCGGCTGCGCGACGAGGGTCTGCTGGATCTCGACGATCCATTGGAGAAGCATCTGCCCGGAACGGGCGTCGGCGGTGTCACCGTCCTTCAGCTGCTCGGTCACAGCGCGGGACTGGGCGCCGAGTCGCCCGCACCCTGGTGGGAGCGGACGCCGGGCACGCTGCGTCCCGAACTCGCCGATGTCCTCGGCGAGCAGACCCGGATGCATCCTCCGGGCCGGCGCCATCACTACTCCAACCCCGGCTACACACTGCTCGGTGCGCTGATCGAGGCGGTGCGCGGGGCATCCTGGGCGGAGGTGCTGGAGCGCGAGATTCTGGAGCCGCTGGGCATGAGCCGTACTTCCACCCAGCCGCAGGCGCCGCACGCGGGTGGCTGGGCGGTGCACCCCTGGGCCGATGCCTTGCTGCCCGAACCTGCCGAGGACCTCGGCCTGATGGCTCCGGCAGGGCAGCTCTGGTCCACGACCACCGACCTCCTGCGGTTCGCCTCCTTCCTTGCCGAGGGGGACGACCGGGTTCTCGGCGCCGCCTCGGTGGAGGAGATGCGCGCGCCGTCGGCGCCGCCCGAGTCCGGTGACTGGGAGGGTAATTACGGTCTCGGCCTGCAGGTTGTACGCGAGGACGGGCGCACCCTTCTCGGGCACACCGGTTCGCTGCCGGGCTTCCTGGCAGCGCTCTGGCTCAGCACCGAGGACGATGTGGCTGCGGTGGTGCTCACCAACACCACCTCGGGACTATTCGTCGGTGAGGTCGCCGCGGACCTAGTGGGGATCGTCGCCGATGCCGAGCCCCGTATTCCGGAGCCCTGGCGACCGCTGACCGAGGTCGACGCGGAACTCCTCGCCCTCACCGGTCCCTGGTACTGGGGCACGCGTCCGAACATCCTGCAGCTGACCGCGGACGGGGGGCTGACACTGCAGCCGCTGCGTGGCAGTGGTCGCGGCGCCCGCTTCGTCGCGCAGCCTGACGGCAGCTGGATCGGGCTGGACGGGTACTACGCCGGGGAGACGCTCCGCGTCGTCAGGGCCGGCGACGGCAGTGTGAGCCACCTCGACCTGGGGTCGTTCGTCTTCACGCGTGAACCGTACGACCCTGCATCGGCCGTCCCCGGTGGGGTGGACGCCGAGGGCTGGCGAGGCCTCGGCGCCTGA
- a CDS encoding MFS transporter has product MPLALLALAIGAFGIGTTEFVIMGLLPEVAADFQVSIPTAGFLVTGYALGVVVGAPLMTVLGTRVTRKRMLMLLMGLFILGNAVSAVAPVFGVMLAGRVIASLAHGAFFGIGSVVAADLVAPQKKAGAIATMFTGLTVANVVGVPLGTYIGQSVGWRTTFFVVAALGVVGLLGVAKLVPEQPRAEGVRLRHELAAFRNVQVLLAMAMTVLGFGGVFAAITYITPMMTETAGYSASSVTWLLVLFGLGMVGGNLLGGKFADRHLMPMLYVSLGALAVVLSLFTLTAHNKIAAAVTIVLIGGLGFATVPPLQKRVLDQAAGAPTLASAVNIGAFNLGNALSAWLGGIVIAAGFGYTAPNWVGAALAASALALAVLSSVLESRTVTHSRRVAGQVPEPVAVAEARR; this is encoded by the coding sequence ATGCCGCTCGCGCTCCTCGCCCTCGCCATCGGGGCATTCGGTATCGGCACCACCGAGTTCGTGATCATGGGGTTGCTCCCCGAGGTTGCTGCGGACTTCCAGGTCTCGATCCCGACCGCAGGATTCCTGGTCACGGGCTACGCCCTCGGTGTCGTAGTCGGCGCCCCGCTGATGACGGTCCTCGGCACCCGGGTCACCCGCAAACGCATGCTGATGCTCCTGATGGGGCTGTTCATCCTGGGCAATGCGGTGTCCGCCGTAGCCCCCGTCTTCGGCGTGATGCTCGCGGGACGGGTGATCGCCTCTCTCGCCCACGGCGCGTTCTTCGGCATCGGGTCGGTCGTCGCGGCCGATCTGGTCGCCCCGCAGAAGAAGGCCGGCGCGATCGCCACGATGTTCACCGGCCTCACCGTCGCCAATGTCGTCGGCGTACCGCTGGGAACGTACATCGGGCAGAGCGTCGGGTGGCGCACCACGTTCTTCGTCGTTGCGGCTCTCGGAGTCGTCGGCCTCCTCGGTGTGGCCAAGCTGGTTCCCGAGCAGCCGAGGGCAGAAGGCGTACGGCTCCGCCACGAGCTGGCCGCGTTCCGCAATGTGCAGGTGCTGCTCGCCATGGCGATGACCGTCCTGGGCTTCGGCGGTGTCTTCGCCGCGATCACCTACATCACGCCGATGATGACCGAGACCGCCGGTTACTCGGCGTCCTCCGTCACATGGCTGCTGGTCCTCTTCGGGCTCGGCATGGTCGGGGGCAATCTGCTCGGCGGCAAGTTCGCCGACCGCCACCTGATGCCGATGCTGTACGTGTCGCTGGGCGCCCTCGCCGTGGTCCTGTCCCTGTTCACTCTGACCGCCCACAACAAGATCGCGGCAGCCGTCACCATCGTTCTGATCGGCGGTCTGGGCTTCGCGACCGTACCGCCGCTGCAGAAGCGCGTGCTCGACCAGGCCGCGGGTGCCCCGACCCTCGCCTCCGCCGTCAACATCGGCGCCTTCAACCTCGGCAACGCACTGTCGGCGTGGCTCGGCGGCATCGTCATCGCGGCGGGCTTCGGCTACACCGCACCCAACTGGGTCGGCGCCGCCCTGGCCGCATCCGCCCTGGCCCTCGCCGTCCTCTCCAGCGTTCTGGAAAGCCGGACGGTCACGCACAGCCGACGCGTCGCCGGTCAGGTCCCCGAGCCGGTCGCAGTCGCCGAAGCCCGGCGCTGA
- a CDS encoding GlcG/HbpS family heme-binding protein, with protein MTTTLSPAAVTPLSVQDAEALVATARTAAEAAGVAAAVSVLDAGGHLLAFRRDDRAVLIAGETSTRKAYTALQLGAPTADLVDAVQPGGLFHTLPTALDRPLLFIAGGVPVFRDGRLIGAVGVGGGAPEQDHGFATAAVEALA; from the coding sequence ATGACCACCACCCTCTCGCCGGCCGCCGTAACTCCGCTGAGCGTCCAGGACGCGGAAGCGCTCGTCGCCACTGCTCGCACCGCCGCGGAGGCAGCCGGTGTCGCCGCTGCCGTCTCGGTCCTCGACGCGGGCGGTCACCTGCTGGCTTTCCGGCGCGACGACCGGGCCGTTCTCATCGCGGGCGAGACCAGCACCCGCAAGGCGTACACGGCCCTCCAGCTCGGTGCCCCGACCGCCGACCTCGTCGACGCGGTCCAGCCGGGCGGGCTCTTCCACACCCTGCCGACCGCTCTTGACCGGCCGCTGCTCTTCATCGCCGGCGGGGTGCCGGTCTTTCGCGACGGCCGGCTGATCGGCGCCGTCGGCGTGGGCGGCGGCGCACCCGAGCAGGACCACGGCTTCGCGACAGCTGCCGTGGAGGCGCTCGCCTAG
- a CDS encoding winged helix DNA-binding domain-containing protein: MHGISDAQRRSRLGRRHLLAPSVRAASAESVADSVVALHATDAATLFLSVCARLSEASVGAVERALYEDVSLVRLLSMRNTLFTVSHGLAPCVDASNARAVAAKERRTFLKHLRDDGNGLDAHWLAETEKETLAALTARGSATGSELSAAVPALRTKITVFPGKKQETVQGVATRVIRVLAADGLIRRDRPRGSWTSSQFRWTAAEPWPAREPAAARAELALRWLRSYGPATEADLKWWTGWGLGQVRQALEVAGAEEVRLDSGATGWVSPGDTEPEPNLEPWAALLPALDPSAMGWADRGFHLPDGYRAALFDRAGNIGPTVWWNGRIVGGWAQRADGELVWRLLTDVGREATTAIEAEASRLSGWVGETRITPRFRTPLDRELTA, translated from the coding sequence GTGCACGGCATCAGCGACGCACAGCGGCGGTCCAGGCTCGGTCGGCGCCATCTCCTGGCACCCTCCGTACGGGCAGCGTCCGCGGAGTCCGTGGCCGACTCGGTCGTGGCCCTGCACGCCACCGACGCGGCCACGCTCTTTCTCTCCGTCTGCGCCCGGCTGTCCGAGGCAAGCGTCGGCGCGGTGGAACGGGCTCTCTACGAAGACGTCTCACTGGTCCGGCTGCTCTCCATGCGCAACACCCTGTTCACCGTGTCGCACGGGCTCGCTCCGTGCGTCGACGCGTCGAACGCCCGGGCTGTGGCCGCCAAGGAGCGCCGGACCTTCCTCAAGCACCTGCGGGACGACGGGAACGGACTGGACGCGCACTGGCTCGCCGAGACGGAGAAGGAGACTCTCGCCGCCCTGACGGCTCGTGGCTCCGCCACCGGCAGTGAGCTGTCCGCCGCCGTACCGGCGCTGCGTACGAAGATCACGGTCTTTCCAGGCAAGAAGCAGGAGACGGTGCAGGGCGTCGCCACGCGCGTCATACGGGTGCTGGCGGCCGATGGCCTGATCCGCAGGGACAGGCCGCGCGGCTCCTGGACGTCCAGCCAGTTCCGATGGACAGCAGCCGAGCCCTGGCCCGCCCGGGAGCCCGCAGCGGCACGGGCCGAACTGGCCCTGCGCTGGCTCCGCTCCTACGGCCCCGCGACCGAGGCCGACCTGAAGTGGTGGACGGGCTGGGGCCTCGGCCAGGTACGCCAGGCGCTGGAAGTCGCCGGAGCCGAGGAGGTGCGGCTCGACAGCGGCGCCACAGGTTGGGTCTCGCCAGGGGACACGGAGCCCGAACCGAACCTGGAACCCTGGGCGGCGCTGCTCCCGGCCCTCGACCCGAGCGCGATGGGCTGGGCCGATCGCGGCTTCCACTTGCCGGACGGGTACCGGGCGGCGCTCTTCGACCGGGCCGGCAATATCGGACCGACGGTGTGGTGGAACGGCCGGATCGTGGGCGGCTGGGCTCAGCGCGCCGACGGTGAACTGGTGTGGCGACTGTTGACCGACGTCGGCCGGGAGGCCACCACCGCGATCGAGGCGGAGGCGTCCCGGCTGTCGGGATGGGTCGGTGAAACGCGGATCACTCCGCGCTTCCGTACACCCTTGGACAGGGAGTTGACGGCCTGA
- a CDS encoding TetR/AcrR family transcriptional regulator: MVRNPERRTALVDAAIEVLAHEGARGLTFRAVDARAGVPVGTSSNYFASRDDLFMQTGARITDRMTPDPVRVEEAMRPTPSRELVTELMQWLVQRMADDRTGYLAMLELRLEATRRPALRDHLDRTVRADLDANARFHREAGLPGDADAFLVLYLAMTGLLLDHFTLPGMLTGGGADRDLDRLVETIVTRIIPTE; the protein is encoded by the coding sequence ATGGTCAGGAACCCCGAGCGCAGGACTGCGCTCGTAGACGCGGCCATCGAGGTGCTGGCGCACGAGGGCGCACGAGGACTCACCTTCCGCGCCGTCGACGCACGGGCGGGCGTCCCCGTGGGCACATCGTCCAACTACTTCGCCAGTCGGGACGATCTGTTCATGCAGACGGGTGCCCGGATCACCGACCGGATGACACCGGACCCGGTCAGGGTCGAGGAGGCCATGCGCCCGACGCCCTCACGCGAGCTGGTCACCGAGCTGATGCAGTGGCTGGTGCAGCGCATGGCAGATGACCGCACCGGCTATCTCGCCATGCTGGAACTGCGCCTGGAGGCCACCCGCCGGCCGGCCCTCCGCGATCACCTCGACCGAACTGTTCGCGCCGACCTCGACGCGAACGCCCGCTTCCACCGGGAGGCCGGCCTACCGGGCGATGCCGACGCGTTCCTCGTGCTCTACCTCGCCATGACGGGCCTGCTGCTGGACCACTTCACCCTGCCCGGCATGCTCACCGGCGGCGGAGCCGACCGCGACCTGGACCGGCTGGTGGAGACGATCGTCACGCGGATCATCCCCACGGAGTGA
- the rplI gene encoding 50S ribosomal protein L9: MKIILTHEVSGLGTAGDVVDVKDGYARNYLVPRGFAIRWTKGGEKDVAQIRRARKIHEIATIEQANEVKAKLEAVKVRLAVRSGDAGRLFGSVTPADIASAIKAAGGPDVDKRRVELGSPIKTLGGHQVSVRLHPEVAAKLGIEVVAA, translated from the coding sequence ATGAAGATCATCCTCACCCACGAGGTCTCCGGCCTCGGCACTGCCGGCGACGTCGTCGACGTCAAGGACGGGTACGCCCGTAACTACCTGGTTCCGCGTGGCTTTGCCATCCGCTGGACCAAGGGTGGCGAGAAGGACGTGGCGCAGATCCGCCGCGCCCGCAAGATCCACGAGATCGCGACGATCGAGCAGGCCAACGAGGTCAAGGCCAAGCTCGAGGCCGTGAAGGTTCGTCTGGCTGTTCGCTCCGGCGACGCCGGCCGTCTCTTCGGCTCCGTCACCCCGGCCGACATCGCCTCGGCGATCAAGGCTGCCGGTGGCCCGGACGTCGACAAGCGTCGCGTCGAGCTCGGCTCGCCGATCAAGACGCTCGGCGGACACCAGGTGTCCGTGCGTCTGCACCCCGAGGTTGCAGCGAAGCTCGGCATCGAGGTCGTTGCTGCCTAA
- the dnaB gene encoding replicative DNA helicase has translation MSIPEPLDDPWTDTGPSDRLPVSRQRRGDSRDRGEQHDRGRESSGWDGGSPGFERVPPQDLDAEQSVLGGMLLSKDAIADVVEIIKGHDFYRPAHETVFQAILDLYAKGEPADPITVAAELVKRGEITKVGGAPYLHTLVQSVPTAANASYYAEIVHERAVLRRLVEAGTKITQMGYAADGDVDEIVNSAQAEIYAVTEQRTSEDYLPLGDIMEGALDEIEAIGSRSGEMTGVPTGFTDFDALTNGLHPGQMIVIAARPAMGKSTLALDFARAASIKHNLPSVIFSLEMGRNEIAMRLLSAEARVALHHMRSGTMTDEDWTRLARRMPDVSAAPLYIDDSPNLSMMEIRAKCRRLKQRNDIKLVIIDYLQLMQSGGSKRAESRQQEVSDMSRNLKLLAKELELPVIALSQLNRGPEQRTDKKPMVSDLRESGSIEQDADMVILLHREDAYEKESPRAGEADLMVAKHRNGPTATITVAFQGHYSRFVDMAQT, from the coding sequence GTGAGTATTCCCGAGCCTTTGGACGACCCCTGGACCGACACCGGTCCCAGTGACCGTCTGCCTGTTTCCCGCCAGCGTCGCGGTGACAGCCGGGACCGTGGTGAGCAGCACGACCGCGGTCGGGAGAGCAGCGGCTGGGACGGTGGATCGCCCGGCTTCGAGCGCGTACCTCCGCAGGACCTCGACGCCGAGCAGTCGGTTCTCGGCGGCATGCTGCTGTCCAAGGACGCCATCGCCGACGTCGTGGAGATCATCAAGGGGCACGACTTCTACCGCCCCGCCCACGAGACCGTCTTCCAGGCGATCCTCGATCTCTATGCCAAGGGCGAGCCGGCCGACCCGATCACGGTCGCGGCCGAGCTGGTCAAGCGCGGCGAGATCACCAAGGTGGGCGGTGCTCCCTACCTGCACACTCTCGTCCAGTCCGTGCCGACCGCGGCCAACGCCTCGTACTACGCGGAGATCGTCCACGAGCGGGCGGTCCTGCGGCGACTCGTCGAGGCCGGCACGAAGATCACGCAGATGGGATACGCGGCCGACGGCGACGTCGATGAGATCGTCAACTCCGCGCAGGCCGAGATCTACGCCGTCACCGAGCAGCGCACCAGCGAGGACTATCTGCCGCTCGGCGACATCATGGAAGGCGCACTCGACGAGATCGAGGCGATCGGATCACGCTCCGGTGAGATGACCGGTGTACCGACCGGCTTCACCGACTTCGACGCGCTGACGAACGGCCTGCACCCGGGCCAGATGATCGTCATCGCGGCACGTCCGGCCATGGGTAAGTCCACGCTGGCCCTGGACTTCGCCCGGGCCGCTTCGATCAAGCACAACCTGCCCAGCGTGATCTTCTCCCTCGAAATGGGGCGCAACGAGATCGCGATGCGTCTGCTGTCCGCCGAGGCGCGGGTGGCGCTGCACCACATGCGCTCGGGCACGATGACCGACGAGGACTGGACGCGGCTGGCCCGCCGGATGCCGGACGTCTCGGCCGCCCCGCTCTACATCGACGATTCGCCGAACCTGTCGATGATGGAGATCCGGGCGAAGTGTCGTCGTCTGAAGCAGCGGAACGACATCAAGCTGGTGATCATCGACTATCTGCAGCTGATGCAGTCCGGTGGTTCGAAGCGGGCCGAGAGCCGTCAGCAGGAAGTCTCGGACATGTCCCGAAACCTCAAGCTGCTGGCGAAGGAGCTGGAACTGCCGGTCATCGCGCTGTCCCAGCTGAACCGTGGTCCTGAGCAGCGCACGGACAAGAAGCCGATGGTGTCCGACCTGCGTGAATCCGGCTCCATCGAGCAGGACGCCGACATGGTGATCCTGCTGCACCGCGAGGACGCGTACGAGAAGGAGTCCCCGCGAGCGGGCGAGGCGGACCTGATGGTGGCCAAGCACCGTAACGGTCCGACGGCGACGATCACCGTGGCGTTCCAGGGCCACTACTCACGCTTCGTGGACATGGCACAGACCTGA
- a CDS encoding GNAT family N-acetyltransferase — translation MPSPLPRPHADASVRRLTRGDLVPCADLCEDRGWPRDELRWGLLLSAGTGYGIDDPEGKGLMAACVVTSYGQGFAAVGMLLVAERYARQGIGRRLMRHVIEATGKTSLSLYATEPGRPLYEEFGFETVGRAERVIGHFRPSDASSGGVSTAGAVTVRPAAAGDLHAMLRLDAEVFGADRTHILARLPAFADHLRVAEDNGELVGYAAVWPSERTHAVGPLIARDTDTAKALVTSLAKATDRPLRLDIDARHEELLSVLKECGLQAGSFTTVMTYRAPELPGDWTRRFAPLTVATG, via the coding sequence ATGCCCAGCCCACTGCCCCGTCCGCACGCCGACGCATCCGTCCGGCGTCTCACCCGGGGAGACCTGGTCCCCTGCGCCGATCTCTGCGAGGACCGCGGCTGGCCGCGTGATGAGCTCCGATGGGGCCTGCTCCTGTCCGCAGGGACGGGCTACGGCATCGACGACCCCGAGGGCAAAGGCCTGATGGCCGCCTGTGTGGTGACCTCCTACGGCCAGGGCTTCGCCGCCGTCGGCATGCTGCTCGTCGCCGAGCGGTACGCGCGGCAGGGGATCGGCCGTCGTCTGATGCGCCATGTGATCGAGGCGACCGGGAAGACCTCGCTCAGCCTGTACGCGACGGAGCCGGGGCGGCCCCTCTACGAAGAGTTCGGCTTCGAAACGGTGGGGCGGGCAGAGCGAGTGATCGGGCACTTCCGGCCGAGCGATGCATCGAGCGGTGGCGTTTCGACGGCGGGCGCCGTGACCGTCCGCCCGGCCGCCGCCGGGGATCTGCATGCCATGCTCCGGCTGGACGCGGAGGTCTTCGGCGCCGACCGGACTCATATTCTCGCCCGGCTGCCGGCGTTCGCGGACCACCTGCGGGTCGCGGAGGACAACGGTGAGCTGGTGGGTTACGCGGCCGTCTGGCCGAGTGAGCGGACCCACGCGGTCGGTCCGCTGATCGCCCGGGACACCGACACGGCCAAGGCGCTTGTCACCTCGCTCGCGAAGGCAACGGACCGCCCCCTTCGCCTGGATATCGACGCACGCCACGAGGAACTGCTGAGCGTGCTCAAGGAGTGCGGTCTGCAAGCCGGTTCCTTCACCACGGTGATGACCTACCGGGCCCCGGAGCTGCCGGGCGACTGGACTCGTCGCTTCGCGCCGCTGACTGTGGCGACGGGCTGA
- a CDS encoding GNAT family N-acetyltransferase, with protein sequence MSDLEIRPAALTDIPAVVAMLADDPLGAQRESPDDLAPYRAAFQRLADDPNQHLVVAARDGVVVGTLQLTVIPGLSRRGSTRSIIEGVRIHADERGGGLGTRLIQWAVDESRRQDCQLVQLTSDATRTDAHRFYERLGFIASHVGFKLAL encoded by the coding sequence ATGAGCGATCTGGAGATACGGCCTGCTGCCCTCACCGACATCCCGGCGGTCGTGGCCATGCTGGCGGACGATCCCCTGGGCGCACAGCGCGAGTCACCGGACGACCTCGCCCCGTACCGCGCCGCGTTCCAGCGGCTCGCCGACGATCCGAACCAGCATCTGGTCGTCGCCGCACGCGACGGCGTTGTCGTGGGGACCCTGCAGCTGACCGTGATCCCCGGACTGTCCCGGCGCGGCTCGACACGCTCGATCATCGAGGGCGTCCGCATCCATGCCGATGAGCGCGGGGGCGGCCTCGGCACTCGGCTCATCCAGTGGGCCGTGGACGAATCCCGGCGCCAGGACTGCCAGTTGGTCCAGCTGACGTCCGACGCGACCCGGACCGATGCGCATCGCTTCTACGAGCGACTCGGCTTCATCGCCAGTCATGTTGGCTTCAAGCTCGCCCTCTGA
- a CDS encoding dihydrofolate reductase family protein — MRKLTYFIACSIDGFIGDPGGDASSMYPFVNEEFIEFLTSQYPETVATEGRRQLGFHHAENQKFDTVIQGRASYQLALDMNITSPYAQLRELVASRTLKESPDPNVELISDDVVGRVRELKAEDSELGIWLCGGSQLAGELLDEIDELVIKTYPLVYGSGMPMFGSDFAATEFALESVRVFDNGVLVRTYSRKR; from the coding sequence GTGCGAAAGCTGACCTACTTCATTGCCTGCTCCATCGATGGCTTCATCGGGGACCCGGGCGGCGACGCGTCGTCCATGTACCCGTTCGTGAACGAGGAGTTCATCGAGTTCCTCACATCCCAGTATCCGGAGACGGTTGCGACCGAGGGCCGCCGTCAGCTCGGCTTTCACCATGCCGAGAATCAGAAGTTCGACACCGTGATCCAGGGACGGGCCAGCTACCAGCTGGCGCTGGACATGAACATCACCAGTCCGTACGCCCAGCTGCGCGAGCTCGTGGCCTCGCGGACCCTGAAGGAATCGCCCGACCCGAACGTCGAGCTCATCTCGGACGATGTGGTCGGCAGGGTGCGGGAACTCAAGGCGGAGGACAGCGAGCTGGGAATCTGGCTCTGCGGCGGCTCTCAGCTCGCGGGGGAGTTGCTCGACGAGATCGACGAACTCGTGATCAAGACGTATCCGCTGGTCTACGGATCGGGCATGCCGATGTTCGGATCGGATTTCGCGGCCACCGAGTTCGCGCTCGAGTCGGTGCGTGTCTTCGACAACGGGGTGCTGGTCAGGACGTACAGCCGGAAGCGTTGA
- a CDS encoding MATE family efflux transporter, with translation MTLAPATSHSSRRRHDREIIALAVPAFGALVAEPLFVMVDSAIVGHLGTPQLAGLGVAAALLTTAVSIFVFLAYATTAAVARRVGAGDLASAIRQGMDGIWLALLLGVAVIAVTLPSASWLVEIFGASDTAAPYATTYLRISSLGIPAMLIVMAATGVLRGLQDTRTPLYVAIGGFAANGALNAGLVYGAGLGIAGSAWGTVIAQLGMAAAYLIVVIRGARRHGASLRPDATGIRASAQAGVPLLVRTLSLRAVLMIATAVAARLGDTDIAAHQIILSLWSLMAFALDAIAIAGQAIIGRYLGANDTQGAREACRRMVQWGIASGVVLGALIVLARPLFVPLFTGDGAVQDTLIPALLVVALSQPIAGVVFVLDGVLMGAGDGRYLAWAMLITLTAFAPVALLVPTIGGGLTALWWAMTLMMTVRMVTLWLRTRSGKWIVTGATR, from the coding sequence ATGACCCTGGCTCCGGCGACCTCGCACTCCAGCCGTCGACGGCATGATCGCGAGATCATCGCGCTCGCCGTCCCCGCCTTCGGCGCACTCGTGGCCGAGCCCCTCTTCGTCATGGTCGACAGCGCCATCGTCGGCCATCTGGGCACACCGCAACTGGCCGGTCTGGGAGTCGCCGCGGCACTCCTCACCACCGCCGTCAGCATCTTCGTCTTCCTCGCGTACGCCACCACGGCTGCGGTCGCCCGGCGGGTAGGGGCGGGCGATCTTGCCTCCGCGATACGGCAGGGCATGGACGGCATCTGGCTGGCCCTGCTCCTCGGTGTCGCCGTCATAGCCGTGACGCTCCCCTCGGCTTCCTGGCTCGTCGAGATCTTCGGCGCTTCCGATACCGCCGCCCCGTACGCCACCACCTATCTGCGGATATCCAGTCTCGGCATCCCTGCCATGCTCATCGTGATGGCCGCGACCGGCGTACTCCGCGGCCTGCAGGACACCAGAACCCCGCTCTATGTCGCCATCGGCGGCTTCGCGGCCAACGGCGCCCTCAATGCGGGTCTTGTCTACGGCGCCGGGCTCGGCATCGCCGGATCGGCCTGGGGCACGGTGATCGCTCAGCTCGGGATGGCTGCCGCCTATCTGATCGTGGTGATACGGGGAGCGCGTCGGCACGGGGCCTCGTTGCGCCCCGACGCGACAGGAATCAGGGCCAGCGCACAGGCCGGCGTCCCCCTCCTGGTCCGTACGCTGTCGCTCCGTGCCGTACTGATGATCGCGACCGCCGTCGCCGCACGCCTCGGCGACACCGATATCGCCGCCCACCAGATCATCCTCTCCCTGTGGAGCCTGATGGCTTTCGCCCTCGATGCCATAGCCATCGCCGGGCAGGCCATCATCGGCCGCTATCTGGGAGCCAACGACACCCAGGGCGCACGTGAGGCATGCCGTCGCATGGTCCAGTGGGGCATTGCCTCGGGTGTGGTGCTCGGGGCACTGATCGTGCTCGCCAGACCCCTGTTCGTCCCGCTCTTCACCGGCGACGGAGCGGTGCAGGACACACTCATCCCGGCCTTGCTGGTGGTCGCACTGTCCCAGCCGATCGCCGGCGTGGTCTTCGTCCTGGACGGTGTGCTCATGGGCGCCGGGGACGGCCGTTACCTCGCCTGGGCCATGCTGATCACCCTGACCGCCTTCGCTCCGGTCGCCCTGCTCGTGCCCACGATCGGCGGGGGGCTGACGGCTCTGTGGTGGGCGATGACCCTGATGATGACGGTCCGCATGGTGACGCTCTGGCTGCGAACCCGTTCGGGCAAGTGGATCGTCACCGGGGCCACCCGCTGA